The region GCGCTTCGACCTCGGCCAGAGCTATTTCCATCACCAGAGCGTGTGGTCGCTCGTGGTGTCGAAGCTGCCGGTGTCGATCAGCATCGGCGTGTGGACCTTCCTGCTGACCTATCTGCTGTCGGTGCCGCTCGGCATCGCGAAGGCCGTGCGCAACGGTTCCACCTTCGATGTCGCGACGAGCCTCGTGGTGCTGGTCGGCTATGCGATCCCGGGCTTCGTGCTCGGCGTGCTGCTGCTCGTGCTGTTCGGCGGCGGCTCGTTCTGGCAGCTGTTCCCGCTGCGCGGGCTGACCTCGGACAACTTCGCGCAGCTGAGCCTGCTGGGCAAGGTCACCGATTATCTGTGGCACCTGGTGCTGCCGATCACCGCATCGGTGGTCGGCAGCTTCGCGGTGGTCACGATCCTGACCAAGAACGCGTTCCTCGACGAGATCCGCAAGCAATACGTGCTGACCGCGCGCGCGAAAGGGCTGCCCGAGCGCCGCGTGCTGTGGAAGCACGTGTTCCGCAACGCGCTGCTGCCCCTGATCGTCGGCTTTCCGGCCGCGTTCATCGGCGCGTTCTTCTCGGGCAGCCTGCTGATCGAGACGCTGTTCTCGCTCGACGGGCTCGGGCTGCTGTCGTATGAATCGGTGATCCGCCGCGACTATCCGGTCGTGCTGGGCACGCTGTATCTGTTTACGCTGATCGGGCTTGCCACCAAGCTGATTTCCGATCTCTGCTACGTGTGGGTCGACCCGCGCATTCAATTCGAACATCTGGAGCGTTGACTTGAACCGAGCCGCCGCCCCGTCCGCCCGCCTCGACGCCGCGCGCGCGCGGCTGTCGCCGTCGCCCGCCCGGCGCGTGTGGCTGCGTTTCACGCAGCAGCGCCTCGGCTACTGGAGCCTCGTGATCTTCGTCGTGGCGTTCGCGGCCAGCCTCGCCGCGCCGCTCTGGTCGAACGACAAGCCGCTCGTGGTCCGCTACGACGGCCACTATTATTTCCCGCTGCTCAAGGACTATCCGGAAACCGCATTCGGCGGCGATTTCCCGACGCCCGCCGACTATCTCGACCCCTATGTGCGGCGCAAGCTCGAGACGCCCGGCAACTTCGTGCTGTACCCGCCGAACCGCTACTACTACGACACGCTCAACTACTTCTCGACCGTGCCGAATCCGGCGCCGCCGTCGCGCGCCAATTGGCTCGGCACCGACGCGCAGGGCCGCGACCTGCTCGCGCGGCTCGTGTACGGGTTCCGCGTGTCGGTGCTGTTCGGGCTGGCGCTGACCTTCATCGGCACGCTGATCGGCATCGCGACGGGCGCGGTGCAGGGTTATTTCGGCGGCCGCATCGATATCGTCGGGCAGCGCCTGATCGAGATCTGGAGCGCGATGCCGGAGCTGTACCTGCTGATCATCTTCGCGTCGATCTTCGAGCCGAGCTTCCTGCTGCTGCTCGTGCTGCTGTCGCTGTTCGGCTGGATCGGGCTGTCCGACTACGTGCGCGCCGAATGCCTGCGCAACCGCGGCCAGGACTACGTGCGCGCCGCGCGCGCGCTGGGCCTGTCGAACTGGCAGATCATCTGGCGGCACGTGCTGCCGAACAGCATGACGCCCGTGATCACGTTCCTGCCGTTCCGCATGAGCGGCGCGATCCTCGCGCTGACGAGCCTCGATTTCCTCGGGCTCGGCGTGCCGCCGCCCACGCCGAGCCTCGGCGAGCTGCTCGCGCAGGGCAAGGGCAACCTCGACGCCTGGTGGATCTCGCTGTCGACCTTCTGCGTGCTGGTCGCGACGCTGCTGCTCCTGACCTTCATGGGCGACGCGCTGCGCAACGCGCTCGACACGCGCATCGCGGATTCGACGCGCGCGGCCGGAGGCGGGCGATGAGCGCGCGCGTGCGGGACGGCGACGCGACGCCGCTGCTGGCGCTCGAGCGGCTCAGCGTGCGCTTCGGCGACACGCTCGCGGTCGACGACGTGTCGCTCGCGATCGGGCGGGGCGAGCGGGTCGCGCTGGTCGGCGAGTCGGGCTCGGGCAAGAGCGTGACGGCGCTGTCGATCCTGCGGCTCGTGCGGGACGCGCAGACGAGCGGGACGATCCGCTTCGCGGGCGAGGATCTGGCGGACAAGAGCGAGCGGCAGATGCGCGGCCTGCGCGGCGCGGACGTCGCGATGATCTTCCAGGAGCCGATGAGCGCGCTCAATCCGCTGTTTACGATCGGCGAGCAGATCGGCGAGACGATCGAGCAGCACGACGGCGTGAGCCGCGTCGAGGCGCGGCGGCGCGCGGTCGCGCTGCTCGCGCGCACCGGCATCGCCGAGCCGGAGCGGCGCGTGGACAGCTATCCGCACCAGCTGTCGGGCGGCCAGCGCCAGCGCGCGATGATCGCGATGGCGCTCGCGTGCCGGCCGCGCCTCCTGCTCGCGGACGAGCCGACCACCGCGCTCGACGTGACGATCCGCGCGCAGATCGTCGAGCTGCTGCTCGACCTGCAGCGGGAGGCGGCCGAAGCGCGCGGCATGGCGATCCTGCTGATCACGCACGACCTGAACCTCGTGCGGCGCTTCGCGCAGCGGGTCGCGGTGATGGAGAAGGGCAAGCTGGTCGAGAGCGGGCCGGTCGACGCGATCTTCGACGCGCCCGAGCATCCCTATACGCGGCGCCTGCTCGCGAGCCGCCCGCAGCGCGCGGTGATGCCGGTGCTGCCGATCGCGCCGGTGATGCTCGACGCGCGCGAGGTGAGCGTGCGCTTCGCGCAGAAGCAGCCGGGCTTCGCCGGCTGGTTCCGCGCCGGGCGCTTCACGGCGGTCGACGGCGCGAGCGTGGCGGTGCGCCAGGGCGAGACGCTCGGCATCGTCGGCGAGTCGGGTTCCGGCAAGTCGACGCTCGCGATGGCGCTGCTCGGGTTGCAGGCGATCGCGCACGGCGAGATCGAATTCGAGGGGCGCGCGCTCGCGGCCTACCGGGGGCGCGAACAGACCGCGCTGCGGGCGGCGATGCAGGTGGTCTTTCAGGATCCATTCAGTTCGCTTTCGCCGCGACAGACGATCGAGCGGATCGTCGGCGAAGGGCTCGCGTTGCACCGCCCTGAATTGGATGCGGCGACGCGTCGCGAGCAGGTGATCGCGGTGCTGCGCGAAGTCGGGCTCGACCACACCGTGCTGACGCGCTATCCGCATGAGTTTTCGGGCGGCCAGCGGCAGCGCATCGCGATCGCGCGGGCCTTGGTGCTCAAGCCCCGCGTGCTGATCCTCGACGAGCCGACGAGCGCGCTCGACGTGTCGATCCAGCAGCAGGTGCTGAAGCTGCTGGCCGGGCTGCAGCAGAAATACAACCTCGGCTACGTGTTCATCAGCCATGACCTGGACGTGATCGGCGCGATGGCGCACCGGGTCGCGGTGATGCAGGGCGGGGTGATCGTGGAGGCCGGCGATGTGACACAAATATTCACAAAACCGTCGCATCCTTACACGCGAAAGCTGCTGAAAGCGGTGGCGCTCCCGCGGACGCCGCAGTGACGGGCGTGTCCCGGCTAAAAAAGTCCAAATGATTTTGACAAATCAATACTTTGTGGCTAGTATCGACCGAAATTTTCCGCCAATCAGCTGATTTTTAAGCGTAAATCCATCGACCAATGCAGCACCGATATCTGACCCAGGCTTGCACGCGCGTCGTCGCCGGGATGTTCATCGGCGTCCTGATCGCTGCAGCTCCCGGCGCGTTCGCCGACGATGTCAGCAGTTTTAGCCAGAATGCCGCATTCACGCCCCAGTCGGGCTCGGCTTCCTCTTCTTCCTCCCAGCAAAATGCCCAGGCCAGCGCGTCGTCGAGCGACGGCGGTGCGAAGTCGTTCCTGTCCGGCATGGCCGGCAAGGCCGGCGACGTGGTGGTCGGCGCGCTGAACATGATCGGCGTGCGCTACCGCTGGGGCGGCAATTCCCCGGATTCGGGGCTCGATTGCAGCGGCTTCGTGCGCTACGTGTTCCAGGACACGCTCGGCATGTCGCTGCCGCGTCGCGCGGAAGAGATGAGCCGCGTCGGCGAAAAGGTGCGGATGAGCGAGCTGAAGCCGGGCGACCTCGTGTTCTTCAACACGATGCGCCGCACCTTCTCGCACGTCGGCATCTATATCGGCGACAACAAGTTCGTGCACTCGCCGTCGACGGGCAGCACGATCCGCGTCGACGATCTCGACAGCACCTACTGGGAAAAGCGCTTCACGGGCGCGCGCCGGATCGAGACGCAGTTCTCGACCAAGCCCGAGGATCTGCGTCAGCGCGTGAGCGCGACGATCGGCGGCAACGGCGGCAACTGATACCGCCGTGCCCTGCGGTTAGCGCCGCGCTCGGCGCGCCGCTTCCTCGAACCCCGCCTCCGCAAGGACGCGGGGTTTTTGTTTGCGTGAAGCCGACGCGCGCCTCAGACGCTCGCGCCGCGCGCGGCCGCGAGCTTGCGCTGCAGTTCCGGCATGATCCGGGCCACCGCCTCCTCGCCCGCGAGGATCGCCGCGTTGCGCTGGTTGAAGTCGCTGCCGCCCATCGCCGCGAGGTTCGGGCGGATCACGACGTCCGCATACTTGTCCAGCTCGTAGGTCTTGATCGTCTGGCCCATGATCGTGAAGGTCTGGAGCAGCATCTCGATCGGGTTCTGGGTGGGAGCACCCTCGGGGCGCGACGAGATGTCGACCGCGATCACGAAGTCGGCGCCCATCTTGCGCGCATACGACGCGGGCACCGGGCTCACGAGGCCGCCGTCGACATACTCGCGATCGCCGATCCGCACCGGTTCGAACACCGAGGGTACGCTGCACGACGCGCGCACCGCGAGCCCCGTGTTGCCGCGCTGGAACAGAATCGCCTGGCCGTTCTTGAGGTCGGTCGCGACGACGCCGAGCGGCTTGACCATCTTCTCGATCGGCCGGTTGTTGAGCGTCTTGTTCAGGAAATTCTGCAGCGCGACGCCTTGCAGCAGGCCGCGCGAACGGAACGGAGTGGCCCAGTCGCTGATCGACGATTCGTCCATCGTCAGCGCGAGCTTGTTGATCTGCAGCGCATTCATGCCCGATGCGTAGAGCGCGCCGACCACCGAGCCCGCGCTGGTGCCCGCCACGATCTCGACCGGGATGTTGCGGGCCTCGAGCGCCTTCAGCACGCCGATGTGCGCGAAGCCGCGCGCGGCGCCGCCGCCGAGCGCGATGCCGATCCGCAGCGGCTTCTCGCGCGGCTGCGCGGGCGGCGCGGACGCGGCGTTGTCCGCGGGGCGCTTGTCGCCGAACGAGGTGCAGGCGGCGAGGGTGGCGGACGCGCACGCAAGCGAGAAGGTGCGGCGGGACAGGCGAGGGGACGACATCGGGAAATCTCCGGCTACGCGGCGGGGCGCGGCCCCGCGTCAGGTGTGCGACGGCGCGCGAGGGCGCGGGCCAAGGCGCCGCGCCGGCGGTCGGCCGCGGCGCGCCCATCATAAAGCAAGCGGGCGGCCCTGCGCGAAACCCGCGACGCGTGCGCAACGGGGCCGGCAACGCGTGCGCGGCGGGTATAATTCGTCCTCTTTCCGTTCCGGCTTCGACGCGTGAGCCCGCCCGCACCGGCGGCTCGCGCGCCGATTCCGCGTCGTTTCATTTCACGCGCCGCCAAAAGGCCATCGAGTTACCAGTCATGACCCGTCCTGTACGCACCCGTTTCGCGCCGAGCCCGACCGGCTTCATCCATCTCGGCAACATCCGTTCCGCGCTGTATCCGTGGGCCTTCGCCCGCAAGATGAAGGGCGCCTTCGTGCTGCGGATCGAGGACACCGATCTCGAGCGTTCGAGCGAGGCGTCGGTCGACGCGATCCTCGAGGGCATGAAATGGCTCGAGCTCGATTTCGACGAAGGTCCGTTCTACCAGATGCAGCGGATGGACCGTTACCGCGCGGTGCTGGCCCAGATGCAGGAACAGGGGCTCGTCTATCCGTGCTACATGTCGACCGAGGAACTCGACGCGCTGCGCGAGCGCCAGCGCGAGGCGGGCGAGAAGCCGCGCTACGACGGCACCTGGCGGCCGGAGCCGGGCAAGGTGCTGCCGGCGCCGCCCGCGGGCGTGCAGCCCGTGCTGCGCTTCCGCAATCCGCTGACGGGCGCGGTCGCGTGGGACGACGCGGTGAAGGGGCATATCGAGATCTCCAACGAGGAACTTGACGATCTCGTGATCGCGCGCCCGGACGGCACGCCGACCTACAACTTCTGCGTCGTGGTCGACGACCTGGACATGGGCATCACGCACGTGATCCGCGGCGACGACCACGTGAACAACACGCCGCGCCAGATCAACATCCTGCGGGCGCTCGGCGGCGAGGTGCCGGTCTACGCGCATCTGCCGACCGTGCTGAACGAGCAGGGCGAGAAGATGAGCAAGCGGCACGGCGCGATGAGCGTGACGGGCTATCGCGACGACGGTTACCTGCCGGAAGCGGTGCTCAACTATCTCGCGCGGCTCGGCTGGTCGCACGGCGACGCGGAGATCTTCTCGCGCGAGCAGTTCGTGGAATGGTTCGATCTCGAGCATCTGGGCAAGTCGCCCGCGCAGTACGACCACAACAAGCTGAACTGGCTCAACAACCACTACATCAAGCAGGCCGACAACGGGCGGCTCGCGACGCTGGCGCAGCCGTTCCTCGCGGCGCTTGGCGTCGATGCGGCGACGGGCCCGGATCTCGTGGGCGTGGTCGGCTTGATGAAGGATCGCGCGTCGACGGTCAAGGAGATCGCGGAGGGCGCGGCGATGTTCTACCGCACGCCCGCGCCCGATGCGGAGGCGCTCGCGCAGCACGTGACGGACGCGGTGCGTCCGGCGCTGGCGGAGCTGGCCGGCGCGCTGAAGGGCGTCGAATGGACCAAGGAAGCGATCGCGGCCGCGTTGAAGGCGACGCTCGCCGCGAACGGGCTCAAGATGCCGCAGCTCGCGATGCCGGTGCGCCTGCTGGTGGCGGGCACCACGCATACGCCGTCGATCGACGCGGTGCTGATGCTGTTCGGCCGTGACGCGGTGGTCGCGCGTCTCGAGAACGGGGCCGCGTGAGTCCCGGATCCGGCGCCCGGAAGGGCGTCGGATCTTGCGTGAAACGAGCGCATGCAAAAAATGATGCTCGAATCACAAATAGGGTATTTACAAACCTCGAAACCGCCTCTACAATCTCGTTTCTGTTCTGCAAGGGGGTATAGCTCAGCTGGGAGAGCGCTTGCATGGCATGCAAGAGGTCAGCGGTTCGATCCCGCTTACCTCCACCACCAGAGCAGAATGAAGTTTGCGAAGCAGAGTGTGAAAAATTGCTTCACAAATGATTTAAAAGAAGTTAGAATCTCGTTCTCTGCTGTTGACGAAAGTTAATGGCAAGAACCAAGCAGTAAGACAAATCTGTAAAGATTATGTCCCCTTCGTCTAGAGGCCTAGGACATCACCCTTTCACGGTGAGTACAGGGGTTCGAATCCCCTAGGGGACGCCAGGATACAGCGGCGTTTCATTCGAAGCGAAGCAAGCTTGCAGGAGCTTAACCAACGCCTGCGAGTAGTAGTAAAAAGCTGGAGCGGTAGTTCAGTTGGTTAGAATACCGGCCTGTCACGCCGGGGGTCGCGGGTTCGAGTCCCGTCCGCTCCGCCAGATCAAAGCCCGTTCAGGCTGCATATATGAACGGGCTTTTGCGTTAAAGGTGTAAGCAGTACGTTGTCCCCTTCGTCTAGAGGCCTAGGACATCACCCTTTCACGGTGAGTACAGGGGTTCGAATCCCCTAGGGGACGCCAGATACAGCGGCGTTTCGTCGGAAACGAAGCAAGCTTGCAGGAGCTTAACCAATGCCTGCGAGTAGTAGTGAAAAGCTGGAGCGGTAGTTCAGTTGGTTAGAATACCGGCCTGTCACGCCGGGGGTCGCGGGTTCGAGTCCCGTCCGCTCCGCCAGATCAAAGCCCGTTCAGGAATGCCTGAACGGGCTTTTTGTTTTTGCGGCGCGAAAAGCCCCTCCGTGCAAACCGGCATTGCATCGCGATCGGGCTGCGCTATCGTGGCGGTCATGATGTGTTTTCCGGCCTGTCATCCATGCTCGATCCGACCGATGTCCGCTTGTTGTATCAGCTGCGCCCCGCCGAGGCGGATGATTTTCCGTTTGCCGAGGCGCTCACGCACCGCAACATGGGCGCGTATTACCGGCGCCACGGTCTCGAATGGCGCACGGACCTCTTTTTCGCCAGTTGGCGCGATTCGGAGAATTTCATTCTCGAACTCGAGGGCGAGCGGATCGGGGTCCTGAGGGTGACCGAGGAGGGGGCGTCGCTGCATATCCGCGACGTGCAGATCGCGCAGGGCCACCGGCAGCACGGCGCGGGCACCTATCTGCTCGACGCCGCGCATCGCTGGGCGAAGGCGCGCGGGCTCAGCGAGACCCAGCTGCGGGTGTTCGTCGACAACCCGGCCGCGCGCCTCTATCTGCGCATGGGCTACCGGCTGGCCGGCTCGCGGCTCGCGCAGCTCGGCTCGATCCGCCACATGGTGCGGCCGGTCTAGGCGCGCGCGTCGCGCTCGACCTCGGCCTTGCCCGCGCGCGGATCGGCGCCGCGCTGCATGAAGGCGCGCGGGCTCGCTCCGAATGCGCGCCGGAACATCGCCGAGAACGCGCTCTGACTGCGATAGCCGAGTTCGCGCGCCACCTGCGACAGCGGGCGGCCCTGGTTGAGCAGCGGAATCGCGCGCGCGAGCAGCGCCTGCTGGCGCCACTGCGAAAAGCTCACGCCCAACTCCTGACGGAACAGCCGCGCGATGGTGCGGGTGCTTGCGCCCACGCCGGCCGCCCAGTATTCGAGCGATTCGCCGTGCGCGGGCTGCGCGAGCACCGCCTCGCACAGCGCGCGCAGGCGTTTCTCGGTGGGCATCGGCACCGCGAGCGGCAGCGGTTCGGCCTGAGTCAGCTCGTCGAGCACGAGCGAAGACAGCAGCGTCTCGCGCGCGGCGCTCGCGGGCCGCGCCTCCAGCGCGCCGATCAACTCGCGCAGCAGCCCCGACACCTCGACCACCCGGCACGCATCGAGCCCGTCCGGCACCGCCGATTCGTCGATATAGAGCGTGCGCAGGTAGGCGTCCTCGACGATCACCACTTCGTGCGTGACGCGCGGCGGCACCCAGATCGCGCGCGAGGGCGGCACCATCCAGGTGGTGCTGGCCGTCGCGATCCGCAACACGCCGCGCGAGGCGTAGGCGACCTGCGCCCAGGCATGGGTATGCAGCGGAATGCGCACGCCCGCGGCCACCGGCCGCGCGCGTACGCACATCGGATGCGCAGGCGTGGGCGTGAACTCGGGAGGAATCTCGATGATGGTGGGCGCGGCGCTCGCGCGCGGGGGAACGGATGGGCTCATGGGCGATCGAAGTCGGTGCGGCATGCGACGGGTGTCTCACGCCTATTGTAGGGGCCCTGGACCTTGCGTTGCTGCGGGATTTTTTCGGCCGATAATGTCACGACCGGAATTGTTGACCCACCAGGACAGGAGACCCCGAGATGACGTTCGCCACCACCGATCTCTGCGACGCGCACGAGGACCGGCTCGCCGACGGCACGCTGCGCGTGCTCGAACCCGTATTCCGTCCGTTCGGCCGCGCCGCATCGTTCAGCGGCCCGGCCGCGACGCTCAAGCTGTTCGAGGACAACACGCTGGTGCGCAAGGCGCTGGAACAGGACGGCGGCGGGCGCGTGCTCGTCGTCGACGGCGGTGGCAGCACGCGCTGCGCGCTCGTGGGCGGCAACCTCGGCGTGCTGGCCGAGCGCAACCGCTGGGCCGGCGTGGTCGTATACGGTTGCGTGCGCGACACGCAGGAGTTGGCCGTGTGCAACGTCGGCATCGTCGCGCTGGCCGCGCATCCGCGCCGGAGCGACCGGCGCGGCGAGGGCGTGGCCGACGTGCCGGTCTCCGTGCTGGGCGCCCGCATCGCGCCCGGCGACTGGATTTACGCGGATGCCGACGGCGTGCTCGTCAGCGATGCGCCGTTGACCTGAGGCGGTGCGTCGCGTCAGGTCGTGTTTCACGTGATGAGGAAGGAGGGGCCATGCGCCATGTATTTGTCTACGGAACCCTGCGCGCGGGGGAGGTCAACGACATCAGCCGCGCCGCCGAGCGGCACGGGATCGCGGCGCCGCAGTTGCTGGGCGCCGCGGCGCTGGCGGGGCGGCTCTACGATCTCGGCCGCTATCCGGGGATGATCGCGACGGAAGGCGGCCCGGATCTCGTCTGGGGCGACGTCTACGCGATCGACGAACGGCTCGTGCCGGTGCTCGACGAGATCGAGCAGGTGTATCCGGGCGACGACGGCTTGTTCGCCGCGCGCGAGGCGTCGGTGCAACTGGGCGGCCGGTGCTACGCCTGCCTGTTCTATCCGGTGGCCGAGCGTGTGGCCGCGGACACGCTGCGCATTGCCTCGGGCGACTGGGTGCAGTATCGACGCGAGCGCGCCGCGGCCTGACGCGGCGCGCTCGCCGGACCATGAAAAAAGGCGCCTTGCGGCGCCTTTTTTCATGGCGGGCCGGGCGGCCCGCGCGATCCGTCAGATCGCTTCGTAGAGCGGCAGCGTCAGGAACTCGGTGAAGTTCTCCGACGTCGACATCTGCTCGAAGATCGCGGCCGCGCGCTCGTACGGCTGCGTGTCGCCCACGACGACCTGCTTCACGTTGCCGAGCTCGACCTTTGCGTACTCGCGCACGAGATCCGCGGTGACCTTGCGGCCGTCGTCGAGCACGCCCTTCGGCGAGCGGATCCATTGCCACACCTGCGAACGCGAGATCTCGGCCGTGGCCGCGTCCTCCATCAGGTTGTGGATCGGCACGCAGCCGTTGCCCGCGAGCCAGGAGCCGAGGTAGTGGATGCCGACGTTGATGTTGTTGCGCAGGCCGGCCTCGGTGATCGGCGCTTCCGGCTGGAAGTCGAGCAGGTTCTTGCCCTCGATCTTCACGTCGTCGCGCTGCTTGCCGATCTGGTTCGGCTTGTCGCCGAGCACCTTGACGAACTCCTCCATCGCGAGCGGCACGAGGCCCGGGTGCGCGACCCAGCCGCCGTCGTAGCCGTCGGTCGCGTCGCGCGCCTTGTCGGCGCGCACGCCGGCCATCGCCTTGTCGTTCGCTTCCGGATCGTTCTTGATCGGGATCAGTGCGCTCATGCCGCCGATCGCGGGCGCGTTGCGCTTGTGGCAGGTCTTGAGCAGCAGCAGCGCGTAGGCGCGCATGAACGGCACCGTCATCGTGATCTTCGCGCGGTCGGCGAGGCAGAAATCACGGTCGTTCCTGAACTTCTTGATCGCCGAGAAGATGTAGTCCCAGCGGCCCGCGTTCAGGCCCGAGCTGTGCTCGCGCAGT is a window of Burkholderia sp. FERM BP-3421 DNA encoding:
- a CDS encoding microcin C ABC transporter permease YejB, producing MWSYILKRLLLMIPTLLGVLTITFVVIQFVPGGPVEQAVQELRKGAEQGGAHFGMRASTGVDAQQVAQLKALYGFDKPPLERYGLMLSRFARFDLGQSYFHHQSVWSLVVSKLPVSISIGVWTFLLTYLLSVPLGIAKAVRNGSTFDVATSLVVLVGYAIPGFVLGVLLLVLFGGGSFWQLFPLRGLTSDNFAQLSLLGKVTDYLWHLVLPITASVVGSFAVVTILTKNAFLDEIRKQYVLTARAKGLPERRVLWKHVFRNALLPLIVGFPAAFIGAFFSGSLLIETLFSLDGLGLLSYESVIRRDYPVVLGTLYLFTLIGLATKLISDLCYVWVDPRIQFEHLER
- a CDS encoding ABC transporter permease, which codes for MNRAAAPSARLDAARARLSPSPARRVWLRFTQQRLGYWSLVIFVVAFAASLAAPLWSNDKPLVVRYDGHYYFPLLKDYPETAFGGDFPTPADYLDPYVRRKLETPGNFVLYPPNRYYYDTLNYFSTVPNPAPPSRANWLGTDAQGRDLLARLVYGFRVSVLFGLALTFIGTLIGIATGAVQGYFGGRIDIVGQRLIEIWSAMPELYLLIIFASIFEPSFLLLLVLLSLFGWIGLSDYVRAECLRNRGQDYVRAARALGLSNWQIIWRHVLPNSMTPVITFLPFRMSGAILALTSLDFLGLGVPPPTPSLGELLAQGKGNLDAWWISLSTFCVLVATLLLLTFMGDALRNALDTRIADSTRAAGGGR
- a CDS encoding ABC transporter ATP-binding protein, coding for MSARVRDGDATPLLALERLSVRFGDTLAVDDVSLAIGRGERVALVGESGSGKSVTALSILRLVRDAQTSGTIRFAGEDLADKSERQMRGLRGADVAMIFQEPMSALNPLFTIGEQIGETIEQHDGVSRVEARRRAVALLARTGIAEPERRVDSYPHQLSGGQRQRAMIAMALACRPRLLLADEPTTALDVTIRAQIVELLLDLQREAAEARGMAILLITHDLNLVRRFAQRVAVMEKGKLVESGPVDAIFDAPEHPYTRRLLASRPQRAVMPVLPIAPVMLDAREVSVRFAQKQPGFAGWFRAGRFTAVDGASVAVRQGETLGIVGESGSGKSTLAMALLGLQAIAHGEIEFEGRALAAYRGREQTALRAAMQVVFQDPFSSLSPRQTIERIVGEGLALHRPELDAATRREQVIAVLREVGLDHTVLTRYPHEFSGGQRQRIAIARALVLKPRVLILDEPTSALDVSIQQQVLKLLAGLQQKYNLGYVFISHDLDVIGAMAHRVAVMQGGVIVEAGDVTQIFTKPSHPYTRKLLKAVALPRTPQ
- a CDS encoding C40 family peptidase translates to MQHRYLTQACTRVVAGMFIGVLIAAAPGAFADDVSSFSQNAAFTPQSGSASSSSSQQNAQASASSSDGGAKSFLSGMAGKAGDVVVGALNMIGVRYRWGGNSPDSGLDCSGFVRYVFQDTLGMSLPRRAEEMSRVGEKVRMSELKPGDLVFFNTMRRTFSHVGIYIGDNKFVHSPSTGSTIRVDDLDSTYWEKRFTGARRIETQFSTKPEDLRQRVSATIGGNGGN
- a CDS encoding patatin-like phospholipase family protein, with protein sequence MSSPRLSRRTFSLACASATLAACTSFGDKRPADNAASAPPAQPREKPLRIGIALGGGAARGFAHIGVLKALEARNIPVEIVAGTSAGSVVGALYASGMNALQINKLALTMDESSISDWATPFRSRGLLQGVALQNFLNKTLNNRPIEKMVKPLGVVATDLKNGQAILFQRGNTGLAVRASCSVPSVFEPVRIGDREYVDGGLVSPVPASYARKMGADFVIAVDISSRPEGAPTQNPIEMLLQTFTIMGQTIKTYELDKYADVVIRPNLAAMGGSDFNQRNAAILAGEEAVARIMPELQRKLAAARGASV
- the gltX gene encoding glutamate--tRNA ligase, with the translated sequence MTRPVRTRFAPSPTGFIHLGNIRSALYPWAFARKMKGAFVLRIEDTDLERSSEASVDAILEGMKWLELDFDEGPFYQMQRMDRYRAVLAQMQEQGLVYPCYMSTEELDALRERQREAGEKPRYDGTWRPEPGKVLPAPPAGVQPVLRFRNPLTGAVAWDDAVKGHIEISNEELDDLVIARPDGTPTYNFCVVVDDLDMGITHVIRGDDHVNNTPRQINILRALGGEVPVYAHLPTVLNEQGEKMSKRHGAMSVTGYRDDGYLPEAVLNYLARLGWSHGDAEIFSREQFVEWFDLEHLGKSPAQYDHNKLNWLNNHYIKQADNGRLATLAQPFLAALGVDAATGPDLVGVVGLMKDRASTVKEIAEGAAMFYRTPAPDAEALAQHVTDAVRPALAELAGALKGVEWTKEAIAAALKATLAANGLKMPQLAMPVRLLVAGTTHTPSIDAVLMLFGRDAVVARLENGAA
- a CDS encoding GNAT family N-acetyltransferase — protein: MLDPTDVRLLYQLRPAEADDFPFAEALTHRNMGAYYRRHGLEWRTDLFFASWRDSENFILELEGERIGVLRVTEEGASLHIRDVQIAQGHRQHGAGTYLLDAAHRWAKARGLSETQLRVFVDNPAARLYLRMGYRLAGSRLAQLGSIRHMVRPV
- a CDS encoding AraC family transcriptional regulator codes for the protein MSPSVPPRASAAPTIIEIPPEFTPTPAHPMCVRARPVAAGVRIPLHTHAWAQVAYASRGVLRIATASTTWMVPPSRAIWVPPRVTHEVVIVEDAYLRTLYIDESAVPDGLDACRVVEVSGLLRELIGALEARPASAARETLLSSLVLDELTQAEPLPLAVPMPTEKRLRALCEAVLAQPAHGESLEYWAAGVGASTRTIARLFRQELGVSFSQWRQQALLARAIPLLNQGRPLSQVARELGYRSQSAFSAMFRRAFGASPRAFMQRGADPRAGKAEVERDARA
- the rraA gene encoding ribonuclease E activity regulator RraA, giving the protein MTFATTDLCDAHEDRLADGTLRVLEPVFRPFGRAASFSGPAATLKLFEDNTLVRKALEQDGGGRVLVVDGGGSTRCALVGGNLGVLAERNRWAGVVVYGCVRDTQELAVCNVGIVALAAHPRRSDRRGEGVADVPVSVLGARIAPGDWIYADADGVLVSDAPLT
- a CDS encoding gamma-glutamylcyclotransferase family protein, with protein sequence MRHVFVYGTLRAGEVNDISRAAERHGIAAPQLLGAAALAGRLYDLGRYPGMIATEGGPDLVWGDVYAIDERLVPVLDEIEQVYPGDDGLFAAREASVQLGGRCYACLFYPVAERVAADTLRIASGDWVQYRRERAAA
- the aceB gene encoding malate synthase A, with the translated sequence MSITLKLPQGMAITGELKPGYDAILTPEALELVAQLHRAFEPRRQALLKARAERTQRLDAGERPDFLAATQAVRDADWQVAPLPADLQCRRVEITGPVERKMIINALNSGADSYMTDFEDSNAPSWTNQIDGQINLRDAVRRTISLEQNGKSYRLNDTIATLIVRPRGWHLDEKHVTVDGQRVSGGIFDFALYLLHNAKELIARGSGPYFYLPKMESHLEARLWNEIFVAAQEAVGIPRGTIRATVLIETILAAFEMDEILYELREHSSGLNAGRWDYIFSAIKKFRNDRDFCLADRAKITMTVPFMRAYALLLLKTCHKRNAPAIGGMSALIPIKNDPEANDKAMAGVRADKARDATDGYDGGWVAHPGLVPLAMEEFVKVLGDKPNQIGKQRDDVKIEGKNLLDFQPEAPITEAGLRNNINVGIHYLGSWLAGNGCVPIHNLMEDAATAEISRSQVWQWIRSPKGVLDDGRKVTADLVREYAKVELGNVKQVVVGDTQPYERAAAIFEQMSTSENFTEFLTLPLYEAI